AACGGGGAACTGAAGGTGTTCTTCAGCGGCAATCCGCAGACCAATTCATCGTTTGCGTCGTTGAACGGCGACGTTGACCTGTACTTCTTGCCCAAGCTCTCAGCCGATCTGCGCTTCAAGACCTTCAACGGCGAGGTCTTCAGCGACTTTCAGATGTCTTCTTTGCCGCCGCGCCAGCCCGAAGAAGAACGTACCAGCGGCAAATTTGTATTCCGCGCGGACCGCTTCACCGGAGGACGGGTAGCTGCAGGCGGTCCGGAAATAAAAATCGAAACTCTAAATGGAGATATTCACATTCGTGAACGTCATGACTAATAAATTCATCTCATTCATTCAATTTGCAATCATCGCAGTTCTTTGTGCTCCGCTAACTCTTGCGGCGGCTGCAGTTGCGACGAGCAATCCCGATCGCGTAACGGTTCCGCTCAGCGATCCTACGCGGCCGGCATTCATCAAAGCTCATCTGCTTAACGGTGGAATCACCGTGAAGGGCTATGAGGGCAAAGAGGTCATCGTGGAAGCTCGAGCGCGCGACTCTGAAGAGAGCGATAAGGAGAGCCGCGGCATGCGTCGCATTCCCATCAATAGCACCGGACTTGAAGTCGAGGAGGAGAGTAACAAAGTGAACATTGGCGCGGCCTCAACCCAACGTGCCATTGATCTGACCATCTCTGTCCCCGTGCGTTCCTCGCTCAGTTTGCACACGGTCAATGACGGCGACATTTTGGTATCGAACGTCGATGGGGAACTCGACGTGAACGACGTCAACGGCGAAGTCACGCTAAGCGGTGTTTCAGGAACGGTCGTGGCCCATGCCTTAAATGGGAAAGTGCTCGTGACCTTCAATCGCATCAACCCAAGCAAGCCGATGGCGTTCAGTTCACTGAACGGCGATATCGATGTGACGTTTCCGCCCGATCTAAAGGCAAACGTGGTGATCAGCTCCGACCGTGGCGAGGTCTACAGTGACTTTGATGTGGTGCTTGCAGCACGCGCTCCACAGCAGCAAACTGCAGAAGACAGTCGCGCAAAAGACGGCCGCTACAGGGTGAAGATCGACAAGAGTGTGCGTGGAACCATCAACGGCGGCGGCCAGGAGCTTCAGTTCCGCAACTTCAATGGCAATATCTATATCCGTAAGGCCGGAGTGAAGGCGCAGTAAGCGTTGTCTAATAAGTACTAAGTAACGGAGCGCCGGGTGCCTTCGCCCGGCGGGCTTCTCATCCCTTACCCAACATGACCGCCTCCTGCTCACATTCGCGGTGAGCGAAAAACCGCAGGGCTACTAAAACGCCTACTGGAACCAGCCACATCTCTTCCCGTTGTCATCTCTCCCATCTCAATTGCGATTACTAGAGAAGGGGCGATGCTCATTCGCCCACTTTCCCCCTGCCGGAGTCACCGGCCAGGAGGTATGAAGCATTGGAGAGTCAATGAAAGTTAGGAAGAGTCAATTTCTTTCGCTATTTTTGGTAGCGATCTCGATGGCCGCGATAGCGGTCACGCAACAAGATCCGCGGACAGCGGGTTCAGGCGTTAAGGCGTCCGGAGCGACGGGCGAACCGAAGATGGTGGCCACCTTTGCCAAACTGCCGATGAGTTTCGAGGCGAATCAAGGACAGGCTGATCCCAGGGCTAAATTTATTTCGCGCGGCAAAGGATACAGATTATTCCTAGGTAGGGACGGAGCGGAGCTGTCGCTGCGAAAGGTATCACAGGGCAATCGGAAGCTGGATCGAAGTGCGAAGCTCGAAGCTGGCAGTGCGCAGGCCTCATCTTCCGAGGTTGTAACGATGAAGCTGGTCGGATCCAATCGCGCAGCCGAAGTGAGAGGAGTCGATCGGCTTCCGGGCAAGAGCAATTACTTCATTGGGAATGATCCGAACAAATGGCACCGGAACGTGCCGACGTATGCCAGGGTGAAGTACGAAAGCGTTTATCCGGGAATCGACTTGGTCTATTACGGGAACCAGCAGCAGTTGGAATACGACTTCGTAGTGGCTCCAGGCGCAAACCCGAAGTCAATTCAGTTCAGCCTAGCAGGCCTAAATCCGAAACGGGAACGCTCCTCGAAGGACGGCGCCATCCGCATCGATGAAAACGGAGATCTTGTAATCCAAACGACGAGTGGAGATGTACGACTCCTTAAACCCGTCGTCTATCAAACAGCATTGAAGAACCAAGATGCCGGCGCTTCCGATCGGCAATCTTCCGCGCGTGACCGGCAGCTCGTGGACGGCCACTTTGTGTTGCTGGCTGCGAATCGGGTTGGGTTTGAAGTCGGAGCTTACGACAAGACACGTACGCTGATCATCGATCCTGTGCTCTCTTACTCCAGCTATTTGGGAGCCAGCAACTTCGACTTTGGAATAAGCGTCGCGGCTGATGCTTCTGGCAATGTCTACGTTTCCGGCGCGTCTTGCACGACCGACCCGGTCAATGACTCTAGCGGATGTGATGCGACGGCGACCAAGATCAATGCCGCAGGTACTGCGGTGCTCTATTCAACCGTGCTCGGTGGCAGCGGCAACAACGATGATGCTACGGCGATCGCTTTGGACCCATTGGCAAACGTCTATGTCACAGGAATAACTTGCTCGCCGGACTTCCCGGTTACTGCCGGTGCTTTTAAAGCTACACTGGGCGGAACCTGCGACGCGTTCATCACTAAGCTCGACGCCAGCGGCAATACTCTTTATTCCACCTATCTCGGAGGCAGCAAGGGCAAAGACAACTTCGATGCGAGTGACGTGGGCACAGGCATCGCTGCGGACTCTACCGGAAATGCGTATGTGGTAGGCCAAACCTGCTCCACCGATTTTCCAACTAAGAACGCCTTCCAAACCTTCCAAGGCGGGCTGCTTCCTTGCGATGCGTTCGTCACAAAACTCAATCCAGCAGGCGGAGGTTCCGCCGATCTGCTTTACTCAACGTATCTCGGAGGCGCTACTGAAGAGGACCATGCCGAGAACGTCACCCTCGACTCCTCGAATCTCGTTTACGTCGTTGGCCAGGCTGGCTCACCAGATTTTCCAACAACCTCTGGAGCATTCCAAACCAAGCAGGGCGGCGTCTTCGATGAGTTCATCACGAAGTTTGACCTCACGAAGTCAGGTAAAGACTCGCTGCTCTACTCAACTTTCCTTGGAGGGAGTCTTCAGGAGCAAGACGCGGCCGGCATCGCTGTGGACTCGACTGGGAAGATCTATGTAACTGGAACCACGATTTCCAGTGATTTTCCGGTCACGCCAGGTGCCTTCCAAACGTCGGCGGTCGCCACCGGCGATCCCAATGTCGTAACGTTTAATGGCTTTGTATCCAAACTGAATCCTGTCGGTCAGGGCGCTTCCGACTTAGTCTACTCAACGTATTTCGGACAAAGTCGTGAGTCAGGGAACGCGATTGCCGTTGGACCTACGGGAAGCATCTACATTGCTGGAGATTCCTGTTCCGGGAAGCTTCCGGTTACCAACGATGCACTCCAGAGCTCGCCTGGCGGTGGGCAATGTGATGGCTTTGTGGCGAAGCTGAATCCTGCGGGACAGGGCTCATCGGACCTCGCCTTTGCCACATATCTTGGCGGCGCAAGCGAGGACTTCGCAAGCGGCATCGCGCTTGACGGCAACGGAAACGCTTATGTGGTGGGGGAGACTCAATCCAGCAATTTCCCACACACTTCAGATGCGCCACGCGGAACTCTCAGCGGCAACTCCGACAGCTTTGTGGCGAGAATCCCGATTGGGAACTTCTCAATTCCACCTATCTCCACAATCACCGTTGACGTAGGCGGATCAGGGAAGTCGTCCGTCACGGTGAATTCCAGCGGTGAGTTCAATGCTCCGGTGAATCTGAGCGTTTCCGGTCAGCCGAGCGGTGTGACTGCACTGCTGGATCCGAATCCGCTTACGCCGTCGGCAGGTGGTTCACAGTCTTCCAGTTTGACGGTGAACCTGGGCCTTGCCGCCACTCCCGGCGCATTCAGCCTGCACGTTAAGGGAGACTCTGGCCTGCTGACGCACTCAGCCTCGGCGCAGGTCATTGTGCGCGCTTCAACGGAAGGAACCGGCACGGTAATTGACGGAATCACAGCTGCGGGCTGCATCGACAATGCGGGCATTAGCGGGGCTTTGATCAACAAGCTCAACCAGGCACAAAGCTCTATCGACGCAGGACAAATCCAGGACGCCATCAACACGCTGAGCGCCCTGCTCAACCAACTCCAGGCCCAAAGCGGGAAGCACATCCACTCTTCGTGCACGGTGAACGGCCAGACGTTCAATCCGGTCGACGTGCTGTTCCAGGACGTGCGCGCCATCCTCGCGAGCCTGAAAGTGGCTAACACTCCGAATCCCGTCATGGGTTATGTCGTAAACGGCAGCAACGCTGGTGTCGGTGGAGTCACGGTGAACATCCTGAACACGCTCGACACGGCGACTTCCGATGCCACTGGCTTCTACTTCTTCGCTAACACCGGAAGTTTGTCGGTGGGCACAAGCTTTACGGCTCAAGTCGCAGGATTCCCAGCTGCTTCCCAGAGCTTCACATGGCAGGGAAGCACGATCACCCTTCCCAATCTCGTAGTAAACAGTAAGTAAGAATGCTGGGCTGGCGTGCGAACTCACAATCCGCGCGTCAGCCTGCCTTTCCCGCGCCCGCTCACGCACCCAGGCGGCTACCGCTGCCGGTTCTGCACTCTCATCAGACGCGGACTTCCCGGTTATTCTCCTTGACAATCTAGGAGAGAAGGGCGCACCATTCGCTTCCTAGACCATCTAGGAATGACGGGAGGCAGCTCGTCTCATGGGCAAGCAGCAAGACGTGCTTCAGGGCACGCTCGACATGTTGATTCTCAAAGCGGTTTCGCTCCAGCCCGTACACGGCTATGGAATTCTCCTGCGCATTCAGCAATTGTCGAAGGATCGTTTGCAAATTCAGCAGGGATCGCTCTATCCCGCGCTCTACCGCCTCGAGCATCACGGCTGGATCGCTTCGAAGTGGGGTGAGAGCGAGAATAACCGCAAGGCGAAGTACTACCGTTTGACTGAAGAGGGACGGCGGCAGTTGCAGGCGGAGACGGACAACTGGAAGCGTCTGGCGGGAGGAATCGCCGGCGTGATGAAAGCGGTACCGGAGGAGTCATGAGCCTGGTATCGCGATGCAAGTCTTTTCTGGTCTCGGTCCTGCGCCGCAGGCGGATGGAGCGGGAGATGGAAGCGGAGCTCAACTTCCACCTCGCCAGTTACACGGAAGACTTGGTGCGCTCTGGCGTTGCGCGAGACAAGGCGGAGCGAATGGCCCGGATCGAGTTTGGTCCGGGTGAACTTCTGAAAGACGAATGCCGCCAGGCGCTGGGCCTGCGGTTGCTCGACGAAACTGGACAGGATATTCGCTACACCGCGCGAATGTTGCGCAAGAGTCCGGGATTTGCGGCGACCGCCGTCTTCACTCTTGCAGTGGGAATTGGCCTGAACACTGCGATCTTCAGCGTCGTGAATCAATGGGTGCTGCACCCGCTGGCCTACCCGAACTCCGATCGTCTGATGGCGATTTGGACAATCAATCCGAAGTACCACGGGCTCACCAGCACTTCGGCCGCTGATCTCTATGACTGGCGGCAGGCGAACGCCGCTAAGAACGAGATCTTCGAAGAGATTTGCGGTTGGACTGCTTCCGTAGTCACGTTAATCCGCGAGGACGAACCGAAACAATTTCGCGGGGCGCTCGTGAGCGCGGAGTTCTTCCGGATGCTCGGTGTGGCGCCACAGCTCGGACGCGACTTCGTGCCGGAGGACGATCAGCCAGGAGCGCCACCGGTTGCACTGCTCAGCGACGGATTGTGGCACGACTTGTTTGGAGCCGATCCCGATATCGTTGGGACGGCGATTCCAATCGATGGCACGAAGACGACGATAGTCGGGATCATGCCGTCGGGCTTCCACCTTCCCGTAATGGGAAGAAACAGCCTCTGGATGCCTCTGGCACTGAGCGCAGCGGAGCGCGCAAATCGTGACCGCCTCTACCTCAGCGTGATCGCCCGTACCAGGCCAGGAGTGGATGTGGCGCGCGCACGCCGGTATCTCAGCACCGTCGCCGATCAACTGGCAACCGCCTATCCCGTAACCAGCGCCGGCAATAGCATCACGCTCACAACCCTGGCGGACGAGCTTGGAAGAAAGATCGGCAAGGAGCCGATTCTTTTCACTTTTGCGCTGGTGGGATGCGTTTTGCTGCTCGCCTGCGCCAACGTCTCCAATCTGATTGTAGGTCGGGCCCTGCGGCGGCAACAGGAGATGGCCGTGCGCCTGGCGATGGGAGCCGGGCGATTTCGTCTGCTGCGCCAGCTTCTCACAGAAAATCTCGTGCTGTTTCTCCTGGCGGGCGCACTGAGCGCGGCTTTCGCGGTCTGGGGTGTGCGCTGGATAGAGAACTCGTTATCGTACGAAGTCCGCGGATCTCTTCCGTATATGGGCGCGCTACGCGTGAACATGCCGACGTTGCTGTATGCATTCGCCGTCGCCGGGTTCACCGGAATCGTCTTCGGGTTTGCTCCCGCCCTTCATTGCTGGCGGGTAGACGTGCATCGCGGACTGAAAGGGTCTTCGTCGCAGGCCTCCAGTGGTGAAAGCATCCGGCTGAAGAGCTTGCTGGTCGTCCTGGAGATGTCGCTGGCACTGACCGTGGTGGTGGCTGCTGGGCTCCTGGTCAAGGGAATGACGAGAATCTACGCCGACGATCCTGGATTCAATCCCAGAGGACTCATCACTGCGCGATTGTTGCTCTCTGACTCGAAGTACACCGACCTGCATCGCGCGCGCGCGTTCTTCGACGACCTCGTCGAGCGAATCGGATCGCTGCCCGGCATACGAGGAGTCGCTGCCGCACAACTGGTCCCCTTCGATGGCAGATGGAGCGTTACCCCTTATACCCTCGAAGGTCAACCCGAGACCAGGGGGGCAGCGCGCTATGACGTGATCCTCGACGCAGTAACTCCCGATTACTTTTCCGTTATGGGAATCACGCTTCTTCGTGGCCGATTCTTTTCTGAGCAGGATAGGGAGGCTTCCGACGTGGTGGGAGTGATCAATCAGACCATGGCGCGCCGTCATTGGGCGGACGAAAACCCGATCGGCAAACGCATCCGGTTCGGGGGATCGCTCAACAAGGTGTTCACGATCGTCGGCGTCGTCGGCGATACGGAAGGACAGAGCGAAAACAATATTCCCCGGCCACAGGCGTATATCCCTGCGCACCAGTCTTCCGCCCGCAGTATGACGCTCGTCATACGGCCCGACCTGGGCACACAGTCGAATGCCATTCCGCTGTTTGCCGCGGTGCGCCGGGCTACAAGGGAAGTCGATCCCGGCCAGGCCGTCTACAGCCTTCAGACCATGGAAGACCTCGAGTCGGATTGGTTCAACCCGATTCATGTTGCCGGGCAGATGATGATGCTGCTCGGCGGAATCGCCCTCATCCTGGCGGTAACCGGAATCTACAGCGTGATGGCATATGCGGTGGCTGCTCGCAGGAAGGAGTTCGGAATCCGGCTCGCGCTCGGCGCTGCTCCGCGCGATCTGCTTTCCATGGTAGTTGGTCAGGGCATGAAGCTCGCCGGTTTGGGGTTCGCGATCGGGTTGGCGGCGTCGTTAGCCGAGACTCGGTTCATGTCGATGATCCTGTTCCACGTGAGTCCTACCGATCTGCCGACTTTTACGCTCACAAGCGTTTTGCTGCTTTTGGTTGCGACGCTTGCCTGCTATCTGCCGGCTCGGCAGGCCGCGAGCGTCGAACCGATGCGCGTGTTGCATCACGAGTAGATCATGCGTCTCCTCCCACTCGTCTTCGTGTTTGGTTTTGCTCTTGCGCTTTCTGCTCAGACGGCAGCGGCAGATGTCGAGACTCTGATGCGGAACGGCCACTGGAAGCGGGCGCGGCAAGCGGCCGAGGAGGATTATCGGGAGCATTCCAAAGACGCGGCGGCGGCCTACCGGCTTGGCCGCGTTCGCCATGCATTCCTGAATCTCGAAGAGGCGATCAATTACGGCGAGTTGGCCGTCTCCCTCGATCCGAAGGTGGACGCTTATCACCGCGCGCTGGGCGAGGCCTATGAGGATCAAATCGGCCATGTTTCATTGTTCAAACAGCTTGGCTATTCGCGCAGGATTCGCGCCGAGCTTGATGCTGCTTCCGCGATTGCGCCAAAAGATCCTGACAACCTTAACGATCAGATCAATTACCTGCTGTACGCTCCAGGAATTGCCGGCGGAGACAAGGGTAAGGCAGGGCAACTCGCCGGCGATCTGGTCCAGATCGATCCCGCTCGCGGCTATCTCGCACTCGCGCGCATTGCCCGAGAGCGGAAGGAGGAGGACAAGCTCGAGGGTTTCTATCAGGAAGCGGTAAAGGCGAATCCTCAGAATTACGAGGCTCGCCTGGCTCTGGCTACATTCTATTTTGAGCCTGCCCGTCGGAATCTGGCTCTAACGGAGCGGCACGCGAAGGCAGCGATAGAACTCAATCCCGATCGCATCGGCGGGTATCGCTGGCTGGCATCCGCGCTGGCATCGCAGCGGCGATTTGACGAAACCACCCAAGTCTTGTCGCGTGCCGAAGCCACCATCTCCGACGATCTCAGCCCGTATGTGTACGCAGGGCGAGCCCTGCTGCGAGACGCGATCGAGCTTCCGAGAGCAGAGAGCTTCTTGCAAAAGTACCTCACCGAAACCAAGGAGCCCGAAGCCGGTGCGCCGCTGTTGGCTGGCGCTCATTGGTCGCTCGGCCTTGTGTACGAGAAAGAAGGACGTTTGCCTGACGCGAAGAGCGAGCTTGAAACGGCGTTGCGCTTGAAACCAGACTTCCAGCCGGCCAGGAAGGACCTGGATCGTTTGAAGCAGACACACTGACCGTGTGCGAGGTGCCGGCGGCTCACGCACCCGGCGGCTATTCGCTCGCGAACTCAGACACGATCGACATCAGCCGATCGGAATTCGTGCCGCGTCTCGCGGCACGGTGGGAATTTAGCCCGGCACAAAGTGCCGGGTAGCATTTGGAAATCGGAGCCGCGGAGGGGCGGCACTTGCTATGCCACGCGATCCAAAGATATTCCGTGCTTCCGCAATAACGCGTTCCATTCCTCGGTAAAACTCATCCTCTGATGATGCTTCTGCTGATTGCGCCCTCGCCCGGCGTTGTTTATTTGCCGGCAACCCAA
Above is a window of Terriglobales bacterium DNA encoding:
- a CDS encoding DUF4097 family beta strand repeat-containing protein gives rise to the protein MTNKFISFIQFAIIAVLCAPLTLAAAAVATSNPDRVTVPLSDPTRPAFIKAHLLNGGITVKGYEGKEVIVEARARDSEESDKESRGMRRIPINSTGLEVEEESNKVNIGAASTQRAIDLTISVPVRSSLSLHTVNDGDILVSNVDGELDVNDVNGEVTLSGVSGTVVAHALNGKVLVTFNRINPSKPMAFSSLNGDIDVTFPPDLKANVVISSDRGEVYSDFDVVLAARAPQQQTAEDSRAKDGRYRVKIDKSVRGTINGGGQELQFRNFNGNIYIRKAGVKAQ
- a CDS encoding PadR family transcriptional regulator → MGKQQDVLQGTLDMLILKAVSLQPVHGYGILLRIQQLSKDRLQIQQGSLYPALYRLEHHGWIASKWGESENNRKAKYYRLTEEGRRQLQAETDNWKRLAGGIAGVMKAVPEES
- a CDS encoding SBBP repeat-containing protein; translation: MKVRKSQFLSLFLVAISMAAIAVTQQDPRTAGSGVKASGATGEPKMVATFAKLPMSFEANQGQADPRAKFISRGKGYRLFLGRDGAELSLRKVSQGNRKLDRSAKLEAGSAQASSSEVVTMKLVGSNRAAEVRGVDRLPGKSNYFIGNDPNKWHRNVPTYARVKYESVYPGIDLVYYGNQQQLEYDFVVAPGANPKSIQFSLAGLNPKRERSSKDGAIRIDENGDLVIQTTSGDVRLLKPVVYQTALKNQDAGASDRQSSARDRQLVDGHFVLLAANRVGFEVGAYDKTRTLIIDPVLSYSSYLGASNFDFGISVAADASGNVYVSGASCTTDPVNDSSGCDATATKINAAGTAVLYSTVLGGSGNNDDATAIALDPLANVYVTGITCSPDFPVTAGAFKATLGGTCDAFITKLDASGNTLYSTYLGGSKGKDNFDASDVGTGIAADSTGNAYVVGQTCSTDFPTKNAFQTFQGGLLPCDAFVTKLNPAGGGSADLLYSTYLGGATEEDHAENVTLDSSNLVYVVGQAGSPDFPTTSGAFQTKQGGVFDEFITKFDLTKSGKDSLLYSTFLGGSLQEQDAAGIAVDSTGKIYVTGTTISSDFPVTPGAFQTSAVATGDPNVVTFNGFVSKLNPVGQGASDLVYSTYFGQSRESGNAIAVGPTGSIYIAGDSCSGKLPVTNDALQSSPGGGQCDGFVAKLNPAGQGSSDLAFATYLGGASEDFASGIALDGNGNAYVVGETQSSNFPHTSDAPRGTLSGNSDSFVARIPIGNFSIPPISTITVDVGGSGKSSVTVNSSGEFNAPVNLSVSGQPSGVTALLDPNPLTPSAGGSQSSSLTVNLGLAATPGAFSLHVKGDSGLLTHSASAQVIVRASTEGTGTVIDGITAAGCIDNAGISGALINKLNQAQSSIDAGQIQDAINTLSALLNQLQAQSGKHIHSSCTVNGQTFNPVDVLFQDVRAILASLKVANTPNPVMGYVVNGSNAGVGGVTVNILNTLDTATSDATGFYFFANTGSLSVGTSFTAQVAGFPAASQSFTWQGSTITLPNLVVNSK
- a CDS encoding ABC transporter permease — encoded protein: MSLVSRCKSFLVSVLRRRRMEREMEAELNFHLASYTEDLVRSGVARDKAERMARIEFGPGELLKDECRQALGLRLLDETGQDIRYTARMLRKSPGFAATAVFTLAVGIGLNTAIFSVVNQWVLHPLAYPNSDRLMAIWTINPKYHGLTSTSAADLYDWRQANAAKNEIFEEICGWTASVVTLIREDEPKQFRGALVSAEFFRMLGVAPQLGRDFVPEDDQPGAPPVALLSDGLWHDLFGADPDIVGTAIPIDGTKTTIVGIMPSGFHLPVMGRNSLWMPLALSAAERANRDRLYLSVIARTRPGVDVARARRYLSTVADQLATAYPVTSAGNSITLTTLADELGRKIGKEPILFTFALVGCVLLLACANVSNLIVGRALRRQQEMAVRLAMGAGRFRLLRQLLTENLVLFLLAGALSAAFAVWGVRWIENSLSYEVRGSLPYMGALRVNMPTLLYAFAVAGFTGIVFGFAPALHCWRVDVHRGLKGSSSQASSGESIRLKSLLVVLEMSLALTVVVAAGLLVKGMTRIYADDPGFNPRGLITARLLLSDSKYTDLHRARAFFDDLVERIGSLPGIRGVAAAQLVPFDGRWSVTPYTLEGQPETRGAARYDVILDAVTPDYFSVMGITLLRGRFFSEQDREASDVVGVINQTMARRHWADENPIGKRIRFGGSLNKVFTIVGVVGDTEGQSENNIPRPQAYIPAHQSSARSMTLVIRPDLGTQSNAIPLFAAVRRATREVDPGQAVYSLQTMEDLESDWFNPIHVAGQMMMLLGGIALILAVTGIYSVMAYAVAARRKEFGIRLALGAAPRDLLSMVVGQGMKLAGLGFAIGLAASLAETRFMSMILFHVSPTDLPTFTLTSVLLLLVATLACYLPARQAASVEPMRVLHHE